A window of the Glaciimonas sp. CA11.2 genome harbors these coding sequences:
- a CDS encoding CHASE domain-containing protein, which translates to MFGLLVSVALFFWVCHQEQHSEQINFERRAQFRAAMVKQGMRDAVEALRVVNQLFATDGNVTREQFHSFTQPLQERYPYIEAFGFHRLVSAAQRSAFEARIRAHSPGFTIDDMVNGKRVVAGVKKIYRVVEYIEPMKGNEEVFIVDASSLPYQNEAIQRAEDTGLPSATGLFRFFRVTGEQRGFHIMMAVYRDGAAHDSVASRRLAVVGYTVAMLRAGDLFEKIFAPSDGFANAGLDVRVYASAAADESKRVYGASTSMDGQLDGRWSEWMLGASPQPLGYSIDIAGTTWHMIVSALPNPFMASHASAVYVLIMGLMATLAATAYLQSNALAAQGVKKLVTQRTAELKQVNHLLIADIKARKRAEEALQISRAKLRKMVDHQESIKEEERKRIAREIHDDLGGVLTGIKANVSVSIERAIRAGYAADPLLLEAADQADTAIETVRRVISDLRPSVLDQLGVWAALEWYAEQIQERTGLLCICSISESAGKIDLDPERSTMLFRVVQEALTNVVRHAGATQVLIVILHEKNTIIADIRDNGKGIDAQQLLNGEAWGILGMHERTRHFGGELKVSGVSGVGTAVLLRLPLEQDYVE; encoded by the coding sequence ATGTTCGGATTACTTGTGTCCGTTGCGTTGTTTTTCTGGGTCTGTCATCAAGAGCAGCACAGCGAACAGATTAATTTTGAACGGCGTGCGCAGTTCCGGGCGGCAATGGTGAAACAGGGCATGCGGGATGCCGTGGAAGCGCTACGCGTGGTCAATCAGTTATTTGCGACAGACGGCAATGTCACTCGGGAGCAATTCCATTCTTTCACGCAGCCGCTGCAAGAACGCTATCCCTATATTGAAGCATTTGGCTTTCATCGATTGGTTTCTGCAGCGCAGAGATCTGCCTTTGAGGCGCGTATTCGTGCGCACTCTCCCGGTTTTACCATCGATGACATGGTCAACGGAAAGCGTGTAGTTGCAGGCGTAAAGAAAATTTATCGGGTGGTTGAATATATTGAACCGATGAAAGGTAATGAAGAAGTTTTTATTGTAGATGCCTCTTCTTTACCCTATCAAAATGAAGCGATTCAACGTGCCGAAGATACCGGTCTGCCTTCGGCAACCGGGTTGTTTCGATTCTTCAGGGTGACGGGTGAGCAGCGCGGTTTCCACATTATGATGGCGGTGTACCGGGATGGTGCGGCCCATGATAGTGTTGCTTCACGGCGACTCGCTGTCGTTGGCTATACCGTGGCGATGTTAAGGGCCGGCGATCTGTTTGAGAAAATATTTGCACCTTCGGATGGCTTTGCGAATGCTGGTCTGGATGTTCGTGTGTACGCTTCAGCGGCGGCGGATGAAAGCAAGCGTGTATATGGTGCATCAACTAGCATGGACGGTCAGCTTGACGGCAGGTGGTCGGAATGGATGCTTGGCGCTTCACCGCAACCTCTTGGCTATAGCATTGATATCGCAGGTACGACATGGCACATGATCGTTTCTGCACTTCCTAATCCGTTCATGGCAAGCCATGCCAGCGCAGTGTATGTCCTGATAATGGGGCTCATGGCCACGCTCGCCGCTACTGCTTACTTACAGTCGAACGCATTGGCCGCTCAGGGCGTAAAAAAATTAGTGACTCAGCGTACCGCCGAACTTAAACAGGTAAACCATCTGTTGATTGCAGATATCAAAGCGCGGAAACGGGCCGAAGAGGCGCTCCAGATTTCTCGCGCAAAGCTGCGCAAAATGGTTGATCACCAAGAGAGTATCAAAGAAGAGGAGCGCAAACGGATTGCGCGAGAAATACACGATGACCTGGGCGGCGTATTAACCGGCATTAAAGCAAACGTCTCGGTGTCTATCGAACGGGCTATCCGCGCAGGATACGCTGCAGACCCATTACTCCTTGAAGCAGCCGATCAGGCAGATACGGCCATCGAAACTGTTCGCCGCGTGATTTCTGACTTGCGACCAAGCGTGCTCGATCAGCTTGGCGTATGGGCGGCGTTGGAGTGGTACGCGGAGCAAATTCAAGAGCGGACCGGACTCCTTTGCATCTGCAGTATTAGCGAAAGCGCTGGCAAGATTGATCTTGATCCCGAGCGTAGCACGATGTTGTTTCGGGTAGTGCAGGAAGCGCTCACGAACGTGGTGCGACATGCTGGCGCAACTCAGGTATTGATCGTAATATTGCACGAAAAAAACACCATCATTGCAGATATTAGAGATAACGGTAAAGGCATTGATGCGCAGCAATTACTCAATGGCGAGGCTTGGGGTATCTTGGGTATGCATGAGCGTACGCGGCATTTCGGAGGAGAGTTAAAAGTCAGTGGCGTGTCAGGTGTTGGTACGGCGGTGCTGTTGCGCCTGCCATTGGAACAGGATTATGTTGAATAA
- a CDS encoding response regulator transcription factor, whose product MLNKKIKVLLVDDHAVVRNGVRLMLSVAQDILVMGEAETAEQAARLVRKQEFDVALVDIALAGQSGLDLLKRLRVEKPTLAVLILSMYSEEVYAVRALKLGAAGYLTKSNSATTMIEAVRKAATGGKYLSPALVERLANMIGNDRVIPHEALSDRELEVLKLLALGESLVNIAKKLHLSPKTVTTHRTHILEKMGMSSNTALVRYALENGLLI is encoded by the coding sequence ATGTTGAATAAAAAAATAAAAGTATTACTTGTGGACGATCATGCTGTCGTAAGAAACGGGGTGCGACTGATGCTGAGTGTGGCACAGGATATCTTGGTAATGGGCGAGGCAGAAACAGCCGAGCAAGCAGCAAGGCTGGTGAGAAAACAGGAGTTCGATGTTGCGTTGGTAGATATCGCACTCGCGGGACAAAGTGGTCTGGATCTGTTGAAGCGTCTGCGTGTCGAAAAGCCGACATTGGCTGTGTTGATTCTTTCGATGTATTCCGAAGAAGTGTATGCGGTCAGGGCGCTTAAGTTAGGTGCGGCCGGTTATCTGACCAAGAGCAATTCAGCTACAACGATGATTGAAGCAGTACGAAAAGCCGCCACAGGGGGGAAATATCTCAGTCCAGCCTTGGTAGAACGGTTAGCAAACATGATTGGGAATGACCGCGTGATCCCGCATGAGGCACTTTCTGATCGCGAACTGGAGGTGCTAAAACTGCTTGCACTGGGTGAAAGCTTGGTTAACATCGCCAAAAAACTACATCTAAGTCCGAAAACCGTCACGACTCACCGAACCCACATTTTGGAAAAAATGGGTATGAGTAGTAATACTGCTTTGGTGCGCTACGCCTTGGAAAATGGCCTCCTGATTTGA